In a genomic window of Gloeocapsopsis dulcis:
- a CDS encoding TolC family protein: MIVAVSQSAEADTLPGSLIDKNTFLRLHNSSHDSSLLSAIPANNAAGKSVIPSLSQKGSSTAGVLSQNNTPTDNRNIVVPTVPTPATPGTAIPPAPDVRPPAETPSYLNPSPNPLQFPTRPEEVRIQGTQPITLQQALELAQRNNRQLQVARLNVDRSRDILREAQAALLPNAGLNAGLTRSRSAQPNQGFPQQEVGANTAFTGTAQLSYDVFTSGERSSRIRAAEEQLRLNELQLEQTAEQLRLDVSNDYYNLQASDELVRISQSAVTNAQASLRDAQALEQAGVGTRFDVLQSEVQLANATQELTNALSQQQISRRQLAARLSLAQAVSLAAAEPVQIAGLWNLPLENSIVLAFRNRSELQQQLAQRNISEAQRRIALSQLGPRVSVATNYNVLDIFDDGSGLADGYSLGANVSLNLYDGGAARARARQEEANIAIAETNFADTRNQVRFEVEEAYNTLQANLANIQTASVALEQAREALRLARLRFQAGVGTQTEVIDAENALTNAEGNRVTAILDYNRALARLQRAISSNQPG, translated from the coding sequence ATGATAGTGGCAGTATCTCAGTCTGCTGAAGCTGATACTTTGCCAGGCAGTCTAATCGATAAGAATACATTTTTAAGACTGCACAATAGCAGTCACGATAGTTCATTGCTGAGCGCAATACCTGCTAACAATGCTGCAGGTAAAAGTGTCATACCTAGCCTTTCTCAAAAAGGTAGCTCGACAGCTGGAGTTTTGTCTCAAAATAACACTCCGACAGACAATCGAAATATTGTTGTGCCCACGGTTCCTACTCCAGCGACGCCAGGAACTGCTATACCTCCTGCGCCTGACGTGCGTCCTCCAGCGGAAACACCAAGTTATCTCAATCCCAGCCCTAATCCACTGCAATTTCCTACTCGACCAGAAGAAGTCCGCATTCAAGGAACTCAGCCAATTACACTCCAGCAAGCGCTGGAACTTGCACAACGGAACAATCGCCAACTTCAGGTAGCCAGGCTCAATGTAGACCGGAGTCGCGATATTTTACGCGAAGCCCAAGCTGCTTTGCTTCCTAATGCTGGTCTGAATGCAGGGCTAACTCGTTCTCGATCTGCACAACCCAACCAAGGCTTTCCTCAGCAAGAAGTTGGGGCTAATACAGCTTTCACTGGTACAGCACAATTGAGTTACGATGTTTTCACATCTGGAGAAAGAAGCTCTCGCATTCGTGCAGCAGAGGAGCAATTACGTTTGAATGAATTACAACTAGAGCAAACAGCAGAACAACTCCGATTAGATGTTTCTAACGACTACTACAATTTGCAAGCATCAGATGAGTTGGTTCGGATTAGCCAATCGGCTGTGACAAATGCCCAAGCAAGTTTACGTGACGCCCAAGCATTAGAACAGGCTGGTGTAGGAACGCGATTTGACGTGCTGCAATCTGAAGTGCAACTTGCCAATGCAACACAAGAATTAACAAATGCCTTGAGTCAACAGCAAATTAGTCGCCGTCAATTAGCTGCACGGCTGAGTTTAGCACAAGCGGTGAGTCTTGCTGCAGCCGAGCCAGTTCAAATTGCAGGGTTGTGGAACTTACCGCTAGAAAATAGTATCGTACTCGCATTTCGCAACCGTTCAGAACTTCAGCAGCAATTAGCTCAACGTAATATTAGTGAAGCACAGCGACGTATAGCATTATCACAACTTGGACCACGCGTGAGTGTTGCAACAAATTACAATGTGCTTGACATTTTTGATGATGGTTCGGGACTTGCTGATGGTTATTCTTTAGGGGCTAACGTGTCACTTAATTTATATGATGGCGGAGCCGCACGCGCCCGCGCCCGACAAGAAGAAGCAAATATTGCGATCGCGGAGACTAATTTCGCGGATACTCGCAACCAAGTGCGCTTTGAGGTTGAAGAAGCCTACAATACTTTGCAGGCAAACTTAGCTAATATTCAAACCGCTTCTGTTGCCTTAGAGCAAGCCAGAGAAGCACTACGCTTAGCGCGGCTACGCTTTCAAGCCGGAGTAGGCACACAAACTGAAGTCATTGATGCTGAAAATGCCTTAACTAATGCTGAAGGCAATCGAGTCACTGCAATTTTGGACTATAACCGTGCTTTGGCAAGGCTACAACGTGCAATTAGCTCTAATCAACCAGGTTAG
- the clpB gene encoding ATP-dependent chaperone ClpB, with protein sequence MQPTNPNQFTEKAWEAIAHTPDIVKAAQQQQIESEHLMKALLEQEGLASSILTKAGVNVQKVRERAEQFIQRQPKVSGSGSSVFLGRSLDTLLDRAEGYRKELADEYISIEHLLLAYANDDRFGKSLFQEFGLDEAKLRGIIKQVRGSQRVTDQNPEGKYESLEKYGRDLTEAARQGKLDPVIGRDDEIRRTIQILSRRTKNNPVLIGEPGVGKTAIAEGLAQRIVAGDVPQSLKDRKLIALDMGALIAGAKFRGEFEERLKAVLKEVTESQGKIILFIDEIHTVVGAGATQGAMDAGNLLKPMLARGELRCIGATTLDEYRKYIEKDAALERRFQQVYVDQPSVEDTISILRGLKERYEVHHGVKISDSAVVAAATLSSRYISDRFLPDKAIDLVDEAAARLKMEITSKPEELDEIDRKILQLEMEKLSLQKESDPASRERLERLEKELADLKEEQHALNAQWQSEKDIINQIQAIKEEIDRVNVEIQQAERDYDLNKAAELKYGKLTDLHRQLEEAEAKLAQTQTTGQSLLREEVTEADIAEIISKWTGIPISKLVESEKEKLLHLEDELHRRVVGQNEAVTAVADAIQRSRAGLADPNRPTASFIFLGPTGVGKTELAKALAAYLFDTEEAMVRIDMSEYMEKHAVSRLIGAPPGYVGYDEGGQLTEAIRRRPYAVVLFDEIEKAHPDVFNVMLQILDDGRVTDAQGHTVDFKNTIIIMTSNIGSQYILDIAGDDSRYEEMRSRVMDAMRNSFRPEFLNRIDEIIIFHTLQKAELRHIVQLQVQRLEKRLAERKMSLKLSDAALDFLAEVGYDPVFGARPLKRAIQRELETQIAKSILRGEFNDGDTIYVDVENERLAFKRLPVELLTM encoded by the coding sequence ATGCAACCAACAAATCCAAATCAGTTTACAGAAAAAGCGTGGGAAGCGATCGCCCACACGCCAGATATCGTTAAAGCCGCACAGCAACAGCAGATCGAAAGCGAACACTTGATGAAAGCGCTGCTTGAACAAGAGGGCTTAGCGAGTAGTATCCTAACTAAAGCAGGAGTTAACGTTCAGAAAGTCCGCGAACGCGCTGAACAATTTATTCAACGTCAACCAAAAGTTTCCGGTAGTGGTAGTTCCGTATTTTTAGGACGGAGTTTAGACACACTGCTCGATCGCGCTGAAGGCTATCGTAAAGAATTAGCAGATGAATATATTTCAATCGAACATTTATTATTAGCCTATGCTAACGACGATCGCTTTGGTAAAAGCCTGTTTCAAGAATTCGGTTTAGACGAAGCAAAACTCAGGGGTATCATTAAACAAGTTCGAGGAAGTCAGAGAGTGACTGACCAAAATCCAGAAGGCAAATACGAATCACTAGAAAAATACGGGCGCGATCTCACTGAAGCCGCCCGTCAAGGTAAACTTGACCCAGTGATTGGGCGTGATGATGAAATCCGCCGCACAATTCAAATTCTTTCCCGTCGTACTAAAAATAACCCTGTATTAATTGGCGAACCTGGCGTCGGTAAAACCGCGATCGCTGAAGGACTCGCCCAACGAATTGTTGCAGGTGACGTCCCGCAATCGCTTAAAGACCGTAAACTCATTGCCTTAGATATGGGTGCATTAATTGCAGGTGCAAAGTTTCGCGGTGAATTTGAGGAACGTCTTAAAGCTGTTCTGAAAGAAGTTACCGAGTCGCAAGGTAAAATCATTCTCTTCATCGATGAGATTCACACCGTTGTCGGTGCGGGTGCAACCCAAGGCGCAATGGACGCAGGAAATTTGCTTAAACCAATGCTTGCACGAGGTGAGTTGCGGTGTATCGGTGCAACCACTTTAGATGAATACCGCAAGTACATTGAAAAAGACGCAGCATTAGAACGTCGTTTCCAGCAAGTGTATGTCGATCAACCTTCGGTGGAAGATACCATTTCGATTCTACGCGGACTCAAAGAGCGCTATGAAGTCCACCACGGGGTAAAAATTTCTGATAGCGCGGTAGTTGCAGCAGCAACACTGTCGAGTCGGTATATTAGCGATCGCTTCTTACCCGATAAAGCGATTGACTTGGTAGACGAAGCCGCCGCACGGTTGAAAATGGAGATCACTTCCAAACCAGAAGAACTCGATGAAATTGATCGTAAGATTCTCCAACTCGAAATGGAGAAACTATCACTTCAAAAAGAAAGCGATCCTGCTTCGAGAGAACGCTTAGAACGATTAGAAAAAGAACTTGCGGATCTTAAAGAAGAACAACACGCCTTAAATGCACAATGGCAATCGGAAAAAGATATCATCAATCAAATTCAGGCAATTAAAGAAGAAATTGACCGCGTTAATGTTGAGATTCAGCAAGCCGAACGCGACTACGACCTCAACAAAGCTGCGGAGTTGAAATACGGCAAGTTAACTGACTTACATCGTCAGTTAGAAGAAGCCGAGGCAAAATTAGCCCAAACTCAAACTACTGGTCAATCACTTTTGCGCGAAGAAGTGACCGAAGCAGATATTGCGGAAATTATCTCAAAGTGGACAGGAATTCCAATTAGCAAGTTGGTGGAATCAGAAAAAGAGAAGCTTCTACACTTAGAAGATGAACTCCATCGTCGCGTTGTTGGACAAAATGAAGCGGTAACAGCCGTTGCAGATGCAATTCAGCGATCGCGTGCAGGTTTAGCTGATCCTAATCGTCCGACTGCAAGTTTTATCTTCCTAGGTCCCACAGGCGTTGGTAAAACCGAACTTGCCAAAGCGCTGGCGGCGTATCTATTCGATACCGAAGAAGCAATGGTGCGAATCGATATGTCGGAATACATGGAGAAACACGCGGTTTCGCGCTTAATTGGTGCACCTCCAGGATACGTAGGTTATGACGAAGGCGGTCAATTAACCGAAGCAATTCGCCGTCGTCCTTATGCAGTGGTACTATTCGATGAAATCGAAAAAGCTCACCCAGACGTGTTCAATGTCATGCTGCAAATTCTCGATGATGGACGTGTTACCGATGCGCAAGGTCATACGGTGGACTTTAAGAACACAATTATTATCATGACGAGTAACATCGGTTCGCAGTACATCCTAGATATTGCTGGCGATGACTCGCGTTATGAAGAGATGCGCAGTCGAGTTATGGATGCAATGCGTAATAGCTTCCGTCCAGAGTTTCTCAACCGCATTGATGAGATTATCATCTTCCATACCTTGCAAAAAGCAGAACTACGCCACATTGTACAACTGCAAGTACAAAGACTCGAAAAGCGGCTTGCAGAGCGTAAGATGTCGCTGAAACTCTCAGATGCAGCCCTTGACTTTTTAGCCGAAGTAGGATATGACCCGGTATTTGGTGCAAGACCACTAAAACGGGCGATTCAACGCGAGTTAGAAACTCAAATTGCCAAATCGATCTTGCGCGGTGAATTCAACGACGGTGACACGATTTATGTTGATGTCGAAAATGAACGTCTAGCATTTAAGCGTTTGCCTGTTGAATTACTCACCATGTAA
- a CDS encoding TIGR02450 family Trp-rich protein — protein MAKKKQKFPYLVGSKWTAQQKIDGWRHFLVVNRKNQGKWLFAEMVAACDPNIRFWLNATLLKDRSQWQAGWQSLKDIAELNELATGEF, from the coding sequence ATGGCTAAAAAGAAGCAGAAGTTTCCTTATTTAGTTGGCTCTAAGTGGACTGCACAGCAAAAAATCGATGGCTGGCGTCATTTTCTAGTGGTTAACCGCAAAAACCAAGGTAAGTGGCTGTTTGCGGAAATGGTTGCAGCATGCGATCCTAACATCCGGTTTTGGCTGAATGCTACATTACTCAAAGATCGTTCGCAATGGCAAGCTGGCTGGCAATCCTTGAAAGATATCGCCGAACTTAATGAACTTGCGACAGGTGAGTTTTAA
- a CDS encoding bifunctional diguanylate cyclase/phosphodiesterase, translating to MKRSQGKTRRVCAQEGVLNRITSRIRKSLELQEILSTTVEEVRRFLNTERVKIYRFHPDGSGEVIAESIHGKRLPALLGLHFPADDIPAQAREMFVKTRQRVIVDVIAQRKALNQLDSSETGESLLVEDIRYSPIDPCHAQYLSNMGVYSSLTLPILYQNQLWGLLVSHHSKPRQISLKELEVVQLLVDQLSIAISQSNLLKQTRQQVQHEATLNQISCLLHSPASVTKIRQTVLEELVKALQGSGGRLYITAEPTGKPAQLYTYGEQPCCELEESSYWQQIMGLPHTSPTQQYSYEELRVRNFSVPENLGDLSADRNNAHSPKFPHLRTVSDLYQEPQFELVSAFAATTIRSILIMPLQYRQDCVGCFTIFRNEIETETLWAGRLNHDERNIRPRESFAAWREIKQGQPHEWGLDEVKLAQALGNNLYMAVMQRRVEDMFRHQALHDPLTGLPNRILFEDRLSLTLAQAYRRGKMLAVAFLDLDRFKTINDTLGHAVGDALLQSVAQRLLGCLREGDTIARWGGDEFTLLLPRISCPEEVAKLAQRILSSFKTPFRIGDRELHISTSIGIALAPYDGEDTETLLKNADTTMYRAKQQGKDNFQLYTPEMNKKALEQLVLANHLHKALNRDEFLLHYQPQLNLKTGQIVALEALIRWQHPELGLVPPDQFIPLAEETGLIGAIGEWVLQTACTQNRAWQLAGLPPMRIAVNLSARQFQQKRLSKTIARVLAETGLDPSYLEVEITESIAMYDVNFTICILQELQDMGVYIAMDDFGTGYSSLATLRRFPLHTLKVAREFVNDITTDQKDAAIIKSIVALGHGLELNVIAEGVETLEQLKFLHAVQCDGMQGYLFSQPLAADAVTQFCQQQSAGGISLSNFSQKLEFSVVKKLDN from the coding sequence ATGAAACGATCGCAAGGCAAAACACGCCGTGTTTGCGCTCAAGAAGGGGTACTAAATCGCATTACCAGTCGCATCCGTAAATCTTTAGAACTGCAAGAGATTTTATCAACGACTGTCGAGGAAGTACGTAGGTTTCTCAACACAGAACGAGTTAAAATTTACCGATTTCATCCTGATGGAAGTGGTGAAGTTATTGCTGAATCAATTCACGGTAAGCGGCTTCCTGCACTTCTGGGGCTACATTTCCCTGCTGATGATATACCAGCACAAGCGCGGGAGATGTTTGTGAAAACGCGTCAACGCGTCATTGTCGATGTTATTGCTCAAAGAAAGGCACTTAATCAACTCGATAGCTCAGAAACCGGAGAAAGCCTTTTAGTAGAAGATATTCGCTACAGTCCTATTGATCCTTGTCACGCCCAATACCTTTCTAATATGGGTGTGTATTCTTCACTGACGCTACCAATTTTATACCAAAATCAGCTTTGGGGATTACTTGTTTCGCACCACAGCAAACCGCGACAGATTTCCCTAAAAGAATTAGAAGTTGTACAGTTGCTTGTCGATCAGCTATCAATTGCAATTTCTCAGTCAAACCTATTGAAGCAGACACGACAACAAGTACAGCACGAAGCAACACTTAATCAAATTAGTTGCTTGCTTCACTCTCCCGCCAGCGTGACAAAAATTCGCCAAACCGTTTTAGAAGAACTTGTCAAAGCCTTGCAAGGTTCTGGAGGTAGACTGTATATTACCGCAGAGCCTACAGGTAAGCCGGCACAATTATATACTTACGGAGAACAACCTTGCTGTGAACTTGAAGAAAGTTCATATTGGCAACAAATTATGGGGTTGCCGCATACCTCCCCAACTCAGCAGTACAGTTATGAAGAACTGCGCGTGCGGAATTTTTCTGTGCCAGAAAACCTTGGAGATTTATCTGCTGATCGTAATAATGCACATTCACCAAAGTTTCCCCATTTACGAACGGTTAGCGACTTGTATCAAGAACCACAGTTTGAGTTAGTCTCAGCTTTTGCAGCAACGACAATTCGTTCAATCTTGATTATGCCGCTACAATATCGCCAAGATTGTGTAGGATGTTTTACGATTTTCCGCAATGAAATCGAAACTGAGACTTTGTGGGCGGGAAGATTGAATCATGACGAACGCAACATTCGTCCGCGTGAGTCGTTTGCAGCATGGCGAGAAATCAAACAAGGACAACCGCACGAGTGGGGTTTAGATGAGGTTAAACTTGCCCAAGCTTTAGGAAACAACCTATACATGGCTGTGATGCAGCGGCGTGTAGAAGATATGTTTCGGCATCAAGCTTTGCACGATCCTTTAACAGGGCTACCAAATCGGATACTTTTTGAAGATCGACTTTCACTAACACTTGCTCAAGCATATCGACGTGGCAAAATGCTTGCCGTGGCATTTCTTGATTTAGATCGCTTCAAGACAATCAATGATACGCTGGGTCATGCAGTTGGAGATGCGCTATTACAAAGTGTGGCGCAAAGATTGCTGGGATGTTTGCGTGAAGGCGATACGATCGCTCGTTGGGGAGGCGACGAATTCACATTACTGCTGCCACGAATTAGTTGCCCAGAAGAAGTTGCTAAGCTAGCGCAAAGAATTTTATCCTCTTTCAAGACTCCGTTTCGGATTGGCGATCGCGAATTACACATCTCAACAAGTATTGGGATTGCGTTGGCTCCTTACGACGGCGAAGATACAGAAACGCTACTCAAGAATGCCGATACAACAATGTACCGCGCTAAGCAGCAGGGAAAAGATAACTTTCAGTTGTATACGCCGGAGATGAATAAAAAAGCGCTAGAGCAACTTGTTTTAGCAAATCATCTTCATAAAGCATTAAACCGCGATGAGTTTTTGTTGCACTATCAGCCACAACTTAATTTAAAAACGGGTCAGATCGTCGCACTTGAAGCTTTGATTCGTTGGCAACATCCAGAGTTAGGACTAGTTCCCCCCGATCAGTTTATTCCCTTAGCAGAAGAAACAGGATTAATCGGAGCAATTGGCGAGTGGGTACTCCAAACCGCTTGTACCCAAAACCGTGCTTGGCAACTCGCAGGGCTACCACCAATGCGGATTGCGGTGAATCTCTCAGCACGTCAGTTTCAACAGAAAAGGTTATCAAAAACTATTGCTCGCGTTCTTGCTGAAACAGGGCTTGATCCAAGTTATTTAGAAGTTGAAATCACTGAAAGTATTGCAATGTATGATGTCAACTTCACAATTTGCATCCTGCAAGAATTACAAGACATGGGCGTTTACATTGCGATGGATGACTTTGGGACTGGCTACTCTTCGCTGGCGACACTCCGACGTTTTCCTTTACATACCCTCAAGGTGGCTCGCGAGTTTGTTAACGACATCACAACGGATCAAAAAGACGCAGCGATTATTAAATCTATCGTCGCACTAGGACATGGACTAGAGTTGAATGTCATTGCTGAAGGTGTCGAAACTCTCGAACAGTTGAAGTTTTTACACGCAGTGCAGTGCGACGGAATGCAAGGCTACTTGTTTAGTCAACCTTTAGCGGCAGATGCTGTTACCCAATTTTGTCAGCAACAGTCAGCAGGGGGAATTTCTCTGAGTAATTTCTCACAGAAATTAGAATTTTCTGTAGTCAAGAAGCTTGACAACTAA
- the bchL gene encoding ferredoxin:protochlorophyllide reductase (ATP-dependent) iron-sulfur ATP-binding protein — MKLAVYGKGGIGKSTTSCNISVALAKRGKKVLQIGCDPKHDSTFTLTGFLIPTIIDTLQEKDYHYEDVWPEDVIYKGYGGVDCVEAGGPPAGAGCGGYVVGETVKLLKELNAFDEYDVILFDVLGDVVCGGFAAPLNYADYCMIVTDNGFDALFAANRIAASVREKARTHPLRLAGLIGNRTAKRDLIDKYIESVPMPVLEVLPLIEDIRVSRVKGKTLFEMAESDPSLEYVCDYYLNVADQILARPEGVVPNDSPDRELFSLLSDFYLNPTKPQAMSQEEELDLMMV, encoded by the coding sequence GTGAAACTTGCAGTCTACGGAAAAGGTGGCATCGGTAAATCCACAACAAGCTGTAATATATCGGTCGCACTGGCTAAACGCGGCAAAAAAGTCTTGCAAATTGGTTGCGATCCAAAGCACGACAGTACTTTTACACTGACTGGGTTCCTGATTCCCACAATTATCGATACACTTCAGGAAAAAGACTACCACTACGAAGATGTGTGGCCTGAAGATGTGATTTACAAAGGCTACGGTGGTGTAGACTGTGTGGAAGCAGGAGGTCCTCCAGCAGGGGCAGGCTGTGGCGGTTATGTTGTCGGTGAGACAGTCAAGTTACTTAAAGAACTCAATGCCTTTGATGAGTATGATGTCATTCTATTTGACGTTTTAGGCGATGTGGTCTGCGGTGGGTTTGCAGCACCACTCAACTATGCAGATTACTGCATGATTGTCACCGATAACGGTTTTGATGCCTTATTTGCAGCGAACCGAATTGCAGCTTCTGTTCGAGAAAAAGCGCGGACTCATCCTTTGCGTCTGGCTGGTTTGATTGGCAACCGTACTGCAAAGCGGGATTTGATTGATAAATATATCGAATCAGTGCCAATGCCAGTATTGGAAGTGCTGCCCTTAATTGAAGATATTCGAGTTTCGCGCGTTAAGGGTAAAACGTTATTTGAAATGGCGGAAAGTGACCCATCGCTGGAGTATGTTTGCGACTACTACTTAAATGTTGCGGATCAGATTTTGGCACGTCCAGAGGGCGTTGTCCCGAATGATTCTCCAGATCGCGAGTTGTTCTCGCTGCTTTCTGATTTCTATCTCAATCCCACTAAACCACAGGCGATGAGTCAAGAAGAAGAACTAGATCTGATGATGGTTTAG
- a CDS encoding DUF5331 domain-containing protein → MAFFEDLKISLRQKWLRFFQANRSWLNLYMDAASVATPDGGKRPASYLILGVINALEPQVAQLMLPFSKLNPDVDSLIEVLELNFDPNLVLENSPIQAATEQPEAELSQEVPLSDAEIAKMLPPQNEGVTETITVIQTLTQLSDMPYEETSVSPQYESSQEEFGSEGSRGSNGDVISRLFPNF, encoded by the coding sequence ATGGCTTTTTTTGAAGATTTGAAAATCTCTTTGAGACAAAAGTGGTTGCGTTTCTTTCAGGCAAATCGTTCTTGGCTTAACTTGTATATGGATGCAGCGTCTGTAGCAACTCCAGATGGTGGCAAACGACCAGCATCATACCTCATCCTAGGTGTTATCAATGCGCTTGAGCCGCAAGTAGCACAGTTGATGCTACCGTTTTCTAAGCTGAATCCTGATGTGGATAGCTTAATTGAGGTACTAGAGTTAAATTTTGACCCAAATTTAGTGCTAGAAAATAGCCCGATCCAAGCTGCTACCGAACAGCCCGAAGCAGAACTAAGTCAAGAAGTTCCTTTATCGGATGCAGAAATCGCAAAAATGTTACCACCTCAAAATGAAGGTGTCACAGAAACTATTACAGTAATTCAAACGCTGACACAGTTAAGTGACATGCCATATGAGGAGACGAGTGTCAGTCCTCAATATGAGTCTAGCCAAGAAGAATTTGGGTCTGAAGGCAGTCGGGGTAGTAATGGTGATGTAATTTCGCGTTTATTTCCTAATTTTTAA
- a CDS encoding ferredoxin:protochlorophyllide reductase (ATP-dependent) subunit N produces MSVAQPEALNFECETGNYHTFCPISCVAWLYQKIEDSFFLVIGTKTCGYFLQNAMGVMIFAEPRYAMAELEEGDISAQLNDYDELKRLCVQIKRDRNPSVIVWIGTCTTEIIKMDLEGLAPKLESEIGIPIVVARANGLDYAFTQGEDTVLAAMAVRCPDKAPEAEKSDRNAIQKLLHFGKKKEEVAQEESEYVDHPPLVLFGSLPDPVVTQLTLELKKQGIKVSGWLPAKRYTELPVLEEGYYVAGVNPFLSRTATTLMRRRKCKLIGAPFPIGPDGSRAWIEKICSVFGITPQGLEERETQIWASLEDYLQLIRGKSVFFMGDNLLEISLARFLIRCGMTVPEIGIPYMDKRYQAAELALLEKTCQEMGVSLPRIVEKPDNYNQIQRIKDLQPDLVITGMAHANPLEARGINTKWSVEFTFAQIHGFTNARDILELVTRPLRRNNNLKDLGWEKLVKEEAKV; encoded by the coding sequence ATGAGCGTTGCTCAACCTGAAGCCTTAAATTTTGAGTGCGAAACTGGAAATTATCATACTTTTTGTCCAATTAGCTGTGTTGCGTGGTTATACCAGAAGATTGAAGATAGTTTCTTTCTGGTCATTGGGACAAAAACCTGTGGTTACTTTTTGCAGAATGCTATGGGGGTGATGATTTTTGCAGAACCCCGTTATGCAATGGCTGAGTTAGAAGAAGGTGATATTTCGGCGCAGTTGAATGACTATGACGAATTAAAGCGATTGTGCGTGCAGATTAAGCGTGATCGCAACCCAAGTGTAATTGTTTGGATTGGCACTTGCACGACTGAAATTATCAAAATGGACTTAGAAGGTTTAGCCCCCAAACTTGAATCTGAAATTGGAATTCCGATCGTGGTAGCGCGGGCGAATGGCTTAGACTACGCCTTTACTCAAGGAGAAGACACAGTATTAGCTGCAATGGCAGTGCGGTGTCCTGATAAAGCACCCGAAGCCGAGAAAAGCGATCGCAACGCGATTCAAAAACTGCTTCACTTCGGCAAGAAAAAAGAAGAAGTTGCCCAAGAAGAATCTGAATACGTCGATCACCCACCACTTGTTTTATTTGGTTCGCTTCCCGATCCTGTGGTGACGCAGTTAACGTTAGAACTGAAAAAGCAGGGAATTAAAGTTTCTGGTTGGCTACCTGCAAAGCGTTACACTGAACTACCTGTTTTAGAAGAAGGTTACTATGTTGCTGGTGTGAACCCCTTCCTCAGTCGTACCGCGACAACACTTATGCGGCGACGCAAGTGTAAACTAATTGGTGCGCCTTTCCCGATTGGTCCTGATGGTAGCCGTGCTTGGATTGAGAAAATCTGCTCTGTATTTGGTATCACCCCTCAAGGACTGGAAGAACGCGAAACCCAAATTTGGGCAAGCTTGGAGGATTATCTTCAGTTAATTCGCGGCAAATCAGTGTTCTTTATGGGCGATAATTTACTAGAAATTTCGCTAGCGCGTTTCTTAATTCGTTGCGGAATGACAGTGCCAGAAATTGGTATTCCTTATATGGATAAGCGCTACCAAGCTGCAGAGTTGGCTTTGTTAGAGAAAACTTGCCAAGAAATGGGCGTATCGTTGCCTAGGATTGTAGAAAAGCCGGATAACTATAATCAAATTCAACGAATTAAAGATTTACAGCCAGATTTAGTGATTACTGGTATGGCTCATGCTAATCCTTTAGAAGCGCGGGGAATTAATACCAAGTGGTCTGTTGAGTTTACTTTTGCGCAAATTCACGGCTTTACTAATGCGCGTGACATTCTAGAGTTAGTGACTCGCCCGCTGCGTCGTAATAATAATCTCAAAGATTTGGGTTGGGAGAAACTGGTGAAGGAAGAAGCTAAGGTTTGA